The proteins below are encoded in one region of Sminthopsis crassicaudata isolate SCR6 chromosome 1, ASM4859323v1, whole genome shotgun sequence:
- the LOC141551404 gene encoding acyl-coenzyme A amino acid N-acyltransferase 1-like gives MFQLIVIPETALADEPLSIKATGLKPFQMVTFKASLTDEKGKLFQSRAFYKADEDGNVNLEQAAALGGDYMGIHPMGLFWSLKPVNPFRRLLKQDVMNSPFYIQLDLYDSFILEDSPEVQPKASQMIERWFSSPGLQRIPIREGRVRGAFFLPPGKGPFPGVIDLFGGIGGLVEFRASLLASHGFGVLALAYFAYEDLPSNLAEVDLEYFEEAANMLMHHPKIYKSGIGVISVCKGAEIGLAMAVHLKQIIATICINGTNAIHEIQCKYRDLVINPIPHQKEYTQIHVSGAINFRHIKGDPQAEVNQQSVLQVEKAQGHILFIVGEKDECLSSKAYAEQAMEQLKRHGRNNGTLLFYPGAGHLIEPPYSPLCFASWNPFFSKPVLWGGDIGYHAIAQEHSWREIQKFLRHHLTPSRSKL, from the exons ATGTTCCAGCTGATAGTTATCCCAGAAACAGCTCTTGCTGATGAGCCATTGTCCATCAAAGCAACTGGACTTAAACCTTTTCAGATGGTAACCTTCAAGGCATCACTgacagatgaaaaaggaaagctCTTCCAGTCTCGAGCCTTCTACAAGGCTGATGAGGATGGCAATGTTAACCTAGAACAAGCAGCTGCTCTTGGGGGTGACTATATGGGCATCCATCCTATGGGTCTCTTCTGGTCCTTGAAGCCTGTGAATCCATTTCGGCGATTATTGAAGCAGGATGTAATGAACAGCCCCTTTTACATACAACTTGACCTTTATGATTCGTTTATCTTGGAGGATTCTCCTGAGGTTCAACCAAAGGCTAGCCAGATGATAGAACGTTGGTTCTCAAGTCCTGGGCTACAGCGGATCCCAATTAGAGAAGGTAGAGTTCGAGGagccttctttctccctccag GAAAAGGCCCTTTCCCAGGGGTAATTGATTTATTTGGTGGCATTGGTGGCCTGGTTGAATTTCGAGCCAGTCTTTTGGCAAGCCATGGTTTTGGTGTACTGGCCTTGGCGTATTTTGCCTACGAAGACTTGCCCAGCAACTTAGCGGAAGTAGACCTGGAATATTTTGAGGAAGCTGCCAATATGTTGATGCACCACCCAAAG ATCTACAAATCAGGGATTGGAGTGATCTCGGTATGTAAAGGTGCAGAGATTGGGCTGGCCATGGCAGTGCACCTGAAACAAATTATAGCCACCATCTGTATCAATGGGACCAATGCCATCCATGAGATTCAGTGCAAATACAGGGATCTTGTCATCAATCCCATCCCCCACCAGAAGGAGTACACTCAGATACATGTATCGGGGGCAATAAATTTTCGTCACATCAAGGGAGACCCTCAAGCTGAAGTCAACCAACAGAGTGTCCTTCAGGTAGAAAAGGCCCAAGGTCATATTCTATTCATTGTAGGAGAGAAAGATGAATGTCTCAGTAGCAAGGCTTATGCTGAACAAGCAATGGAACAGCTGAAGAGACATGGTAGAAACAATGGGACTCTGCTCTTCTACCCTGGGGCTGGCCACCTGATAGAGCCTCCCTATTCCCCATTGTGCTTTGCTTCATGGAACCCCTTTTTCTCAAAGCCCGTTCTGTGGGGAGGTGATATTGGCTACCATGCAATAGCCCAGGAACATTCTTGGAGAGAGATCCAGAAATTCCTCAGGCACCACCTCACTCCTTCCAGGAGCAAActctga